The following is a genomic window from Halichoerus grypus chromosome 5, mHalGry1.hap1.1, whole genome shotgun sequence.
GCTTGGCGGAGGGTAATGTGGAAGACAAATGAACTCTCTCAAAATGCAGAGCAATATACTAAATGGTACCctgatgttttaaaatgtgtttaccTCTCTTAAGTAAACAATTTGCCAAGACAGCATTGAGGAATGGACCGAGGTCTGGTATCAGACAGTCTTGAGAAGTTAATGCAGACCAGTGCTGTGCACATACAGTAGGGACTGGAAAAGTAACAACGCTGGCTATTTTCCCGTACAATGTCCACCCATCCAGCTAGCTCACTTTGGgtcatttcccttcttctttACTTAAAACACTTCTTTAAAATCATATGAAGGTGGGAGAGAAATACTGGCAAAACCCTGAGGTGATGGTTCTCTCCCTGCTGAGCCTCTCCTTCGCAAACCTGTGACAATGGAGGGACCAGGAGCCTCCCAGCACATCCTGGGATAAGGGCGGGCCCGGCGGGTCCCCAGAGGCAGCTGCTGACGACGGCAGTCTCCCAGGCGCGGCAGGAGAGAGTTTGAGAGGAGCCCCCACGGCAGTCTCCAGTCTCGTACCCACATCTGCCCCAGCACCCACCGCCCTGCTGTCGCTGTGCTCGCGGCGGCCTCCCCCACCAGGATGTGAGCCTCCACGGCAGCCCGCACAGCTTAGACATCCTTGCATCCCCCATCCCCAGTGACACCCCAAAATGTATTTGTCAGGACATTGTCATTGGAAAGCTTCTGGGCTTTTTTTGGAAGGCAGAActtgcttttctctccttctgtctaaAATGGTGAGAATTCCCAAAGCAGGCATGGGTATTGGCTGCGGAAGAAACgaatgagagaggaggaaaaagagaagggaggagaggaagaaccaaacaaggaaaaaagacaaaggagaaagcattgggggaggggaggggagaggtccTTTTACCTGCCAGCCCCGGGATCAAGCATGTCTGAAAGTCTAGTTTGGCTTTCACTTGAAACACCGCTCCCGTTATGACCCTACTCCAGATATCTAGAGCACTAGGGATCTTGTAATTCACTGAATTCTTCCGAGGCAGCAGAGTGCTCGTGCTGGGGGTCATCAACTCTGAGAAGCAGCCCAGAATTAGAAGGGGCGGAGCCCAGCTACCTGCAGAGCCAgaagaagcagggagggagagtgtAGACACCACAGGAGGACCCCAGGCCCGGAGATAAAGAGAGCCATGGAAAGTGGGGTTTCAGAGGAAGGCTTGCAGACACCTTTCTGCCATTTCCTTCTAAGAGTTCCCGTACTGTAGCTTGACAAAAGCAAGGGAAAATCAGACATGTGCAGACAGCTGGTGGTGTTTTCACCAGCCCAGGCTAGCGCGCTCCACCCCAGCACGCACAACTCTcacacacccactcacacacCATGCAGACAGGCCTGTGTGCACACACGTCCCACCTAGTTCAGCTTCACAACCTCTGGgtttaaaagaaatcaagacaATATCTGACAATATCCACATCCTCTGAAATGCCTGCATAATCACAAACTTTCcccagagaaaaatggaaaagaaaaaaatgggatgcACAAAAACCATGGTCTTCTTagctggggacacagctgctAAGAAGAGtaagaacaaaggagagaaaggcAGATTCCCTGAGACTCAGGGGGCACCAGCTTAGAGAAACACAGCATCTTGACTAATTAAGATTATCATAGATCCACCAATGGCCTTCGGCTCCGTTCTTTTGGGTGGAgtttagaccagtggttctcagtcttGACCGCACATCAGAATTACttggagagtttttaaaaatccccaccTCAGCCTCACCCCAATCCATTTGAATTCAATTTCTGGGGTGTTCTTTTGCTTGCTCAGGTCCACAGTGATGACACTGTGCAGTCACAGTAGATAACCACTGGTTTAGAAGGTCCTTGAGTGTTGGCACCTGAGCCAAAGTGTCTCCAAGTATGGTCTATGGACCACCTACTTTGAAGTCACATGGAGTGCTTATTAAAGGTACTCTGCTTTTGAAAACGGATTCTCTGTAAATTGAAGGCTGAGACTCTGTATCCATCCCAGGAAATACTTAAAACACATttaaggttgagaaccactgacctaaaaAAACAAGGTAGCTGTTTTCATTGCTTTAGTGGGTATTACCACATACCAGCCCCAGCCGTAACATTTGGTTATTTAggagccctttctttttttcGGTGCCCATTGTCTTAAATGCTATGTGGATGCATTGGGAGGCCTCCTGTGTTGTGTAAGGGCTCAAGATTCAAAGAAAAGAAGTTCTCATTCACAAAAGGTGCTCAAAGTCTACTGGCAGAGGTCCGacagagagatgaagaaggagCCTAGGTTCATGCCAGGTACTCTTGCTTGAGAACCAACTTCATGTTCCATATCAGAGACACCGATTCCCACATTTAAGTGTTTGCTGACTATAGAAAGCTAAAAATGCTCACCCACCTTGATATATGATCCTAATGCCCAGAATCtataaatgttactttatttggaaaaaagggaCTTGGCAGAAGTGACCCTGATTATCGTGGTGAGCCCTAACACAATCACATTCATCTTttaagagagaagcagagagagatttTACATACATGGAGGAGGAGACGATGCAAAGACAGAAATGAAGGTGGAGGGTTGCAGCCGCAAGCCATGGAAAGCTgacaaaccaccagaagctgaaagaagccagagtggattctcccctagagtctgAAGTGAATGTGGTGCtgccaacacttgatttcagcccagtgatactgattttggacttcttacCCCCAGAACTATAAGggaatacattttttgttttaagccacccagtttgtgttcatttgttacagcaaccccgAGAAACTAACACAGTGACCAAGGATGCTCAGGCTGAAATCAGACTCTGAACAGTAGGACTTCGATTCAATTTAACCAACAATTATTGGGCACCAATAATGccaatatgccaggcactgtgccatcACAGGGATCCAAGGGTGAATAAGACACTGCCCTGGTCTGGGAGGTTCATGGTCCTTCTTAAGACACCCCAGCAAACAGCCGGGACACGCCGCTAGACATGCGCCTACCTCTCTGTGCAGTTTCAAGTGAACCTCAAGCCCTGGCAAACTTTGGAAATGTTCGCTCACTGAGAAAATGAGCCGATACAGCAGGTAATCGATGGCTGCAAACAGCACCCAGATGTAGAGGTGGGTAAGTATGGGGAGGAAAAACAGCCCCAGGTTTCTCCTCTCTTTCGGAGACAATCGGAAAGACGGGATGACTACAtagttcttcctttccttcttattCAGCGGGAGGACGCAGGGCCTCTGTAGATCCCTCTCCATTTCGTCGAACCGAACAAATTGTTTGGTAATGAAGATGTTCTCAAACTTCCAACTGCAGGGGTCCAAAAATTGTTTCATGAAGAGCCCGGTGCCAAGCAGCACCAGTAGAAGCCCTGCTAGGGCAAGTACCTGCCGACCCAGCGAGGACAGTACATCTGTCGCTGTCACCATCTGGTACAAGACACCCAGGGCTTGGCCTTTGGTGTCATTTAGCTGTGCCTCCAGGGCTTCAGTGGGACTGAAAAGTGAGACCGCTAGAGTCTGGTTCCAAGAAATAAGGTCATCAAATAGGTTTAGGTGAGTGGTGAGGCCATAAATCCACTGAATTGCttcaatatatcttttcaaaagtGGAAAATGTATGGAAAAGCTCTTTGCCCTTAGGTTGCAAGTCATACCGTCCAGGAGACCTTTGAagttgtgaaaaatattttccacatgTCCAAAGATTACTATCCCTGTGCCGGCTGCAATCAAGGTGCTCCTGCCTTCCCGCAGGCcacaagagaggaagaagagaagaatgaaacaTCGTGCGTGCTTGGAGCCACCGAGCAGCGCACTGGTGATCACCCAGGAGGTGCTGAAGACTATGAATGAGGACAGAAACCAGGAAAAGGCCAGAGAGAGGAGGCCCACTGAAATGAAAGCCACAAAACAGCAAACTCCCCAATGTTGGATAAAGGCCATCCAGCCAGGGTGTCTGGGAGACACATATGTCCCCCAAAGACCTAGGAAGATAGCAGTGCCCGAGGTCCAGACACCCATGCTTCCTGCATCcctggaaataaaaaagaaaccagggtCAGACGTTGCTTTTCAATGTCCCCTGTCACTTTGCAAAGGGCATGGTGGTAGACTGGCGGCCAACAATGGTCATAATTCTTTACCTATTTTTATCTCCTCATCCCTTCCAATGTGACTTCACAGCTTCTCCCATTGAGAGgttagagaaagagaagaatccaTCAAGAGGCAAGTCTATTTCTCCAACCCTTGACTTCGGAGTAGCTTTGTGATGTCTATGACCAGTAGAATGTGGCAGAAATGTCAGGATGCCAATCCTGAGTCTGTGATTCACCCCTGCTTCTCTCTAGGCACCCTCCTGCTAACTTTTTAACACGCCCCGGTGTATTAGTCTCCCATTGCTGCTGTAGCAAACAGCCACAAGCCTAGTGGCTGATAGAAACACctatttattctcttacagttctggagatcagaagtctaaaatgggtcctgagagctgtgttccttctggaggctgtaggggaaaatccatttcctcACTTTTTGCAGTTTCTGGAGGCTCATGGactcttcttcctccatctcaaagccagcaatgttgcacctttttttctcttggacctctgcttccatccttGTATCTTCTATGACTCtgatcttcctgcctcccttcatAAGGACACCTGCgattatattgggcccaccctgataatccaggataatctccccatctcaaggttcTTAACTAATCCCATATGTAGAGTCTCTATCACTATGCAGAATAACCTACTAACAGGTTTTGGGCATTAGGACATGGGcatcttggggcggggggggcacatTATTCAGCCTATCGCACCAGGTTGGGCTGCTGGATGACAAAGACACATGGTCAGTCAGTTCCACCAACCAACAGCCAGCCGATAGCCAGCCAACTGCCAGACAGCTGAAGGAGGCGTCCCAGACCAGCCGGTCACCAGCCAGCCCACCAGCTGATTACAGATACTTTAGTAGTAATagatgcttatttattttaagccactgaattctGTGCTGCTTTATTAGGCAGTGATTGTTAAATGATAAAAGCAGTAAGACTGTATCATGGACCTTAATAATTGCAATAAACCCTCGGCTGATGGATAGGTTGAAATTTCAATGCATTGCATTATGTAAAATCACTTTTGATAGTCATCTGTTTTCTCCTGTTCTAATTTTGCAGACCAGAAAGCATACCAAGGGCATCCAAACTGAGATGTAGCGCTGGACTGAAGCCATTGTGCCTCTGCATTGTGATAATTGCATCCTACCCACACCCCTCcagcctgcccccaccctccgAGGGCAGTTCTCCCCCCGAGAATCTTgcaaggaaaataagaatattttgtcACTGAGTtaatcatcatttcttttttcccagctGTGGCATAATTACAACAAAGGTGCTATGGGGCTGCTACCACCCTGTCAGTCATgcatatttaggtctgtgatgcACTCAGAGTCTTGGGTTCATTTGGAACCACATAAAATCAATTTGAGATGTTTCTCTCCTGATTAGCAGGAAAACATCTAATGAGCATTATACCATATGCATGGGATTTTAATGAAGACATTGATCAGTTTTTAAACACAGTCAAATACATCCCTCCTCACATCAGATATGCTGGGGCTGGATTTCTGGATTAGCTGGACACGGTTTGAGCCAGTGGATTACACCCAGGGTGTGAGAGGGGTCCAGGCATTGGCTAGTACGCATGCACTGAGCGACTCAAGGTGAAGAAACGATTCTTTTTGTGTTCGGGCTGAATGAGGTGAAtgaagggcagaaatgagatggGGAAGTGGGCAGGTGAGGAACAAACCTGAGGTTGTTTCTCCTGCAATAATGCAGAAGGTTTGCAACTCCTGTCACATGAAGGGAGATGGcttggaacagaaaagagatCTGGAGAGAAAGTCACTGTTGAAGAAGGGTCATTACCATGTGGGACCGGCCTTATCAGAAATTCAGAATCCCACATTAGAGGATATTCTCACTCTATCCGGAGGGAAACTGGAATCGCCATTAGAATGGGGACCCGCAAAAGGACAAAGCTCTTTTTTCCTGCACACTCGCCTCCTTTTAGGGTCTGAGGTTGGTTTAGAGGTTGGCAGTGCTCCCATGCACTGACCCCATTCCTACTCCACTCTGATCCCCAGAAATCTCCGAAGGGCTCCTGTGCTCCCGAACCTTCCCCAGCACTGCCAACCTGAGTCAGAGCTGCCTCGTGGCCCGGACAGGAGGAGAGCATCAGTCAGCAGAGCAGGTGGGCCACGGGCAGGATACTCTGCATCCGAGTGGGTCAGAAGAgctgcctccccacccaggcATGGCCCCCTTCACTCTCTTCATCACAGCTTTGGATTTGACCCAAACCATTATTTGACTAAATGATCCACTAAAAGGGATTCACTGCCTATTCTGCTCACTTTCCGTAAAGCATCTCCCTCCATCCTAAATGCCCTTTGCATTTCacacagaaactgaggctcagagggcttGCTGAAATCTGTCAGCAATCCCACAGAGAGTCTGTGGTGCAGTGGAATCCAgacctggtctccctgcctcctgggccagctccccgccccccctgcACCGTGGCCAGATTCCCTGACTCCCGGGTATGTGACAGGACACTCAGCTCAGTGTGTGTCTGCTGGAAACACATTACACTTTCTGCCAGTGACCGCTTAAGAGCTGACCTGTAGATCACAAACCCATTTCTATCTGCTCATTTTCCCCCTGCATCAAGATAGTTGGCCCTGGAAAGCTGTGTCTCAAATCAGCAGATTTCTCTTTAAAGCAGATCAGAAATCTCAGCTGGTTTTTCCCCCCCTAATATCCTTTGTGAAGCACCATTTTGCTTGCttcctaaaaaattaataatgtatattttggattcatatttcccttcttttgcCTTCATTCTTGAACAGTGTGTTCTTAATACCGATATTTCTCTGAAAGTAAGAAACAGATTTATGGACACATTAAAACTGTAACATTGGGCAATAAAAACTAGTATCAATTAAATAAGATATAGGACTGCAATTTTGTCCCATAAGAGGCACACGTTTTCTTAATGAGCAACAGATCTAATATTATCCTCCTTGTTTTTGTACTCAAAACAGCACGTCACGAAAAGACACCAAAACTTCCTGCAACGAGAGGACTGAATGCATtctctcctattttattttatcttttatttttttaaaatgttttatttatttattcatgaaagtcagagagagagagagagaggcagagggagaagcaggctccccgcctagcagggagcccaatgcgggacttgatcccaggaccccgggatcatgacctgagccgaaggcagacacttaaccatataacacccagtgctcattacatcacgtgccctccttaatgcccatcacccaattatcccttcccctgacccacctccccaccagcaaccctcagtgtgtttcctagaggtaagagtctcttgtggtttgtctccctctctgatttcctcttagTTTATGTTTCCCTCCctacccctatgttcatctgttttgtttcttaacttccacatatgagggaaatcatatgacaactgtctttctctgactgacttctttcgcttagcataataccctctagttccatccacgtcgttgtaaatggcaagatttcattcttttggatggctgagtaatattccattgtgtatatatacaccacattgttatccattcatctgtcgatggacatctgggctttctccatattttagctattgtggaaattgctgctataaatattggggtgcaggagccccttcggatcactacatctgtatctttgcagtaaatacccagtagtgcaattgctgggtcgtagggcagctctatctTCAAccttctgaggaacctccatactgttttccagagtggccgctcCGGCTGTACATTCTCTATTTTATAGTTCAAGCCGCAGACCTGGGCTTTGGACCACGTGCCCAGAAGCTGGTGTTCAATCTGCCCTTCCTGTCACTGTTGAATGAGGCCTTGATTTCTTCTCCAAtctgtttctcattttccctACTTGAATATAAGATCTGCCTGAGCTCCTTCCTGGTGAGGTTTGAAGAGGGGAGCTGTCGCAAGCCCCTTCAGATGACCTGGCCAGAAAGtgctgcccatttcttggtttttttgCTACCACAAAAAATTGAGAACTTCCCTTCTCTGAAGGTCTTCAGGCAAGGACTGAATGCCCCAATTTGATGGGAGGCATAGCGACAGGAGCTGGATTCACTGCCTTCCCAGCACTGACTTTCCGGGTCTCCTTCAGATGGCTGctgatttccttcctcttttcctgcagAGGTGCGAGCGTCCTGCTGAACTTTCTCGGCAGATGGCCCCAACTCTTTCCTTTGAGGCAAATCAGGATTTGGACAAGCTGGttgctttttctttcccaacGACTTTGTCAAGCAGATACCCAGattcctgaattttatttttagagctaACACGAATCTTACAGATCAGAGCTTCTTAAACGTGAGTCTGTGATCACTAAGGAACCTTGTTAAAATGTGGATTTTGCTCCTAAAGGTCTAGAGTGGCCCCTGAGACTCTGCCTTTCTGTCAAGTTCCCAGGTGGCTGATGCCGCTCATCTGAGGACCAGACACTGGGTAGCAAGCTCGGGGGTTCAGCCCTGTCTGATAGCActtcctgtgatgatggaaatgttctctctcCGTGCTGTCCGACCCAGTCGGCGCCAGCCATATGTGAtgattgagcacttgaaatagaACCAATGGGACTGGAAAGTTGAATTTTTAacgttatttaattttaattaattccaaTTTAAATAGTCGCATGTGGCAGGTGTCGTTGTGTTGAGCAGCCCAGCTCTAGAGGACTGACACCTAGTGAGCTGGTTTCCACGGATGAGGAAACAAAAGTCCAAAGAGGCTAAGGGACTCACAGAGCCTGTCCTGGCATTGGAGACAGACCTGGGGGTGAGACCCCAGTTCCCACCGCTTTACCTGTCACATCAGCATCTCATCTCTGACTTCTCATGAGCCCTGTTTTAAAATCCTtaccacggggcgcctgggtgactcagttgttaagggtctgccttcggctcaggtcatgatcccagggtcctgcgatcgagccccgcatcgggctcctgctccgtgggaagcctgcttctccctctcccactccccctgcttgtgttccctctcttgctgtgtctctctctgtcaaataaataaataaaatctttaaaaaaatattaaaatccttaCCAGTGTTCCTGGATAATGGAGGTAAAATTTCCCACATGCCAAATTTGCCTTCAGGCAAATACGTAACTAGAAAAGTGGACAAACTAGTCGGCGCCCCCAAGACTTAGCCAACCTAATACTAGGTAATAGTAATAGCTATGAATTTGTTAACCAAATGCCTGGCCACGGTGTTAGCGTCTGATGTACATTATTTCTAATCTTCACAGCTCTAGATAATACAGATATTCTTATATCTCTATATTttagatgagggaactgaagctcagagaggtcaaataacgtgcccaaggtcacacagctaataagtggaaAAGCCAGGATTCTAAGCCACATTCCAGTGGCCCTGAGGGTTCAGGATGGGCAGCTTTCTAGACTTTCTTAAAATGATCTTCAAAGAGCAGCTTCTAAATTTGTTTGGAATATATGCCCAGAATCCCAGTCATGCATGCATCCCGGAATGTGGCTTTAACAATGCTGGTATACGCTGTCCTTGCGCTGCCATCTGCATCCGGCGTCCCCTACCTCGGCTGCCAGCTCAGCCCCACCGAACCCTCCAGAGCTGGCTGTGGATCTCCTCTCCCTGGGCTGACCCTTTTGCTCAGCTGTGGCCTGCTCCATGTTCTCCTTAGAGACTGTCCCAGCCAGCCTGAGGCTCAGACTTACTCATCCCTTAAACCAGCCCATTtggcgtcgggctccctggtctGAGGTCTGGGCCGCAGGGCCCTCATTCTCAACTCAAAAAGCCCTCTCTCCCAGGGTCAGGGAGCCAGGAGGTACATTCAGGGCTGGTGCCCACACTCTCTGTTGCGCCGGAAAATCGGGGCTGGGCGGGCAGCACTCAGCATTTTAAATAGCTACAAGGGTCAGACTAGCActggaaagaataaaggaaatcaGGAGGTGTGGCTACTTCTCAGGGTGAGGGATGTGGAGCAATGGGGGGTGGGTCTTGGTGGGCTGGAGAGCCCAGGCCCCAGTTTAAGTTATCTGGACAGGAGCCTCCATCTCAGCAGATTTTCCTCAAGGCTGTATGGAGACCCAGTGTGgccaaattttctgatttttttttttttttccgaaagaagccagaaatctagATTTTGGGAGGTGACATCTcctgacttaaaaaaacaaaaacaaacttggctcaaatgatttttaaatactctGACTGGCTGGTTTTTGGCCACCCGACTGTCGGTTTGCAAACCTTGGTCTTTGGGGAATTGTCATtgcttcctcctctctgctctgcccccctccttcccttattttcctctttcccactcatctgaattgcctttgcttctttttcccccctgggacattttaaaatcatgctGTAGGCCAGTTTCCAGTCTCATGCATAAAGGTTTTTCTCTATGCCTtgggaatatttatttttgcccAAATGTCTCTAATTCTATTCTCTTCCGGGAGCCGCTGAAAGGCAAACCTGATCCCTTTAACCTgcaatttctctttgttttgccTCCATTATCGATAACGTTTATTATCTGACTCAACATCCTTGTCTCCCCAGGACAGAGTACCTGCTTCTTGCTCTTACCCACAGTAATATTCCAACACTAATTACCACTTTGCTGCCTTTATCCCTAAACTACAGTTTGCATCACAGCCTGGGTGGGAGAACGCAGCTGGAGTGCACAGGACAGTAACACGGAGGAGGCCCCATCTTGCTTCCATGGGTTAAAGCAattttggggtggctgggtgggagggagcaAGGCAGGAAACGGGGCTGGTGATGAGGCGCCCTGGTCCAAGCCGAGCGCCACGCAGCCTGTGAGTGTGCGTCGCCAGCCCGAGCCCACACTTAGCTGCTTTCACGCGGAGCCGAGCTGTTGCCATGGGAAACAGCAGTGGCCAGGCTCCTCCATCAGCCCTGTGTGCTCCGGCAAACACCGGCTGTGAGGGGCATACACTGCGGCCTCCACTGTTACATGTCAGAGGCAGCAGCGAAGTCCCCCAGCACCACCCCCAAGAGCCCTGCTCGTCCACTTTGTGGGGGGTCAGCGGGTCCAACGCTCCTGAGCACCGTCCTTTGAGCACAGATCCTGTCTCAAGGTGTACCGCATCCTCGCTTCACATACAAGGACACATGCAGCCATGAAATAATAACTCGAGCCTCCCAACAAATGGCCTATCCCAGGAACTTTCTAGATGGGGGCATACAGGAGACGCACATCCCCAGTGCCACTCCGGGGCAAGCAAACAGAAACCTCAGTGCAAATGCAGGAGAAATCAAGGCGGACTTCCTTGTGGAGGGACCTGGAGATCAGGATCTCGGGGATTGTCCTATTGCTCCCCTCTTTCCCTACTTGTGGAACATTCGCCTTGTCTGACATCCCAACATTTCCATTAAGTGAGAtcagctccttctgcccctgctccccacgcAGAAGCCAATGGCTTATGCTCAACAGGCCCAGCTGCAGTCTGTAGACACCCGGGGAGGAACTGTAAACGCAGCCTGCTGATCCCTCTATTTCTGTGCTCCTCCAGCCAGCTCCGCTAACCCCCTGCGGGAACCTACCTACCCAATACCTCTCTCAGGATATTTAGGACTTGATGAGACTCTCATTTGAAAGGAAATTGGGACAAAGGTCAGAGTGGAATAAGAAGAGTACCCGGCAGGGAGATGGGAGCCCTGTGGTCTAGCCTGCTTCTACCCAgaatgagctgtgtgaccttgggtaggtCAATTCACCTCTCAGGACCACAGCTCCTTTGAGCTAGATGAGTTCTAAAGTTCCTGCTAGCCCAATGGTCTGAAATGAAAGGCACAGGAGAGCAGCAGATCAGGCCCTGGG
Proteins encoded in this region:
- the DCSTAMP gene encoding dendritic cell-specific transmembrane protein, with translation MGVWTSGTAIFLGLWGTYVSPRHPGWMAFIQHWGVCCFVAFISVGLLSLAFSWFLSSFIVFSTSWVITSALLGGSKHARCFILLFFLSCGLREGRSTLIAAGTGIVIFGHVENIFHNFKGLLDGMTCNLRAKSFSIHFPLLKRYIEAIQWIYGLTTHLNLFDDLISWNQTLAVSLFSPTEALEAQLNDTKGQALGVLYQMVTATDVLSSLGRQVLALAGLLLVLLGTGLFMKQFLDPCSWKFENIFITKQFVRFDEMERDLQRPCVLPLNKKERKNYVVIPSFRLSPKERRNLGLFFLPILTHLYIWVLFAAIDYLLYRLIFSVSEHFQSLPGLEVHLKLHREEQGTQDIIHDSSFHISLFEPTCIPEPKLLLSKTWIPLSFILMVLVMLGLLSSILMQLKILVSASFYPSVQAERVRYLHGKLLKKRSKQAVEGGSSKQRLYFTKIHFWLPVLKIIRKKRTGIAVEGNP